A genomic region of Candidatus Bathyarchaeota archaeon contains the following coding sequences:
- a CDS encoding CoB--CoM heterodisulfide reductase iron-sulfur subunit B family protein, with the protein MKIPYYPGCLPYSRTIGLNLPMKAIAKALELELVEVPGVCCGAFFTTNPADMYGAVRTLLDAKRVGNELMTTCALCYNVLTQTNLTLKRDSKKREQITAFLGEEYNGEVKVLHFLEFLRDRIGFDKLNDYVRVSLNGLKIAPYYGCLLLRPYEAIKLDNPEHPKIFEDFLMSIDCEPVSFPYKTECCGSYLAAVSFDAVIEHSYTIINSALMSGAEAIAVVCPLCHFNLDQIQEKIRSRYKGLNEVPIFYFTQLLAIALGIKESLGFEQHFVNPYPLLAKKVV; encoded by the coding sequence ATGAAAATTCCATATTATCCGGGATGTCTCCCCTACTCGCGGACTATTGGGTTAAATTTGCCCATGAAAGCCATTGCAAAAGCCCTTGAACTGGAACTTGTAGAGGTTCCAGGTGTTTGCTGTGGAGCCTTTTTCACAACAAACCCTGCGGACATGTACGGTGCAGTTCGCACACTTTTGGACGCGAAGAGAGTTGGAAATGAGCTTATGACAACATGCGCCCTCTGTTACAATGTGCTCACACAGACAAACCTTACCCTTAAGCGAGACTCCAAAAAACGCGAACAAATTACTGCCTTTTTGGGCGAGGAATACAACGGTGAGGTGAAGGTTCTCCATTTTCTAGAGTTTTTAAGAGACCGAATCGGCTTTGACAAGCTGAATGATTATGTTAGAGTAAGCCTTAACGGCTTAAAAATAGCTCCATACTATGGTTGTCTGCTTCTTCGACCCTATGAAGCGATAAAACTTGATAACCCAGAGCATCCAAAAATTTTCGAAGATTTCCTAATGAGCATAGACTGCGAGCCAGTGAGCTTCCCATATAAAACCGAGTGTTGCGGATCTTATTTGGCCGCCGTATCCTTCGACGCCGTGATAGAACACTCTTATACAATAATTAATTCGGCTTTGATGAGCGGGGCAGAAGCCATAGCCGTGGTTTGCCCACTTTGCCATTTCAATCTTGACCAAATTCAGGAAAAAATTAGATCAAGATATAAGGGATTAAACGAAGTGCCCATATTCTATTTCACACAATTGCTTGCAATAGCTTTAGGGATTAAAGAATCCCTGGGTTTTGAGCAACATTTTGTTAATCCATATCCATTATTGGCTAAAAAAGTGGTATAA
- a CDS encoding FAD-dependent oxidoreductase: MELNGVIGVYICHCGRNIKGTVDVERVKNAVSRFRDVKVVETYDYLCSTPGQKIIKEGIKEKGVDRVVVAACSAQLHLETFRKAVSDAGLNPYLLEMVNIREHCSWVHNDVDKATFKAIDLIRGAVNRARHLEELQSIKTVVKKDVLVVGGGIAGIQSALELAAKGHKVYLVERNPSVGGHMAQLSETFPTLDCSYCILAPRMVQVSQHPNIQIITMAEPVAIRGIPGDYTVTVRVKPRYVDESRCTGCDECAKVCPVQILNEFDENLELRKAIFIPYPQAVPRVYAIDADRCIKCFRCVDVCGPKAINFSREPIEIELNVGAIVIATGYDLIDPRNLGEYSYGTHPDIVTNLEFERIMRLGFRRPSDGKIPKKVAFILCAGSRALREGSKEYCCKIGCMIAIKQSIILMKAVAGAEPWIFYQDLRAAGRGYEEFLSRAKDQGVKFIRGLPSRVIPTKNGLVVKAVDTISGIPIEENFDMVVLSAAIVPSSGTEAIAKVFGISIGTDGFLLEKHYKLDPVDSLRKAIFVCGCALGPKDIRESVEGAMAAASRVASFIGKGELEHPPEVPRINVDKCNLCGECVAICPTNALLLEGSMVKVVSVACIGCGACVTACPQKAVDLANFTEEQFIEQIKGVCEGEIAEPKIIVFVEKTTAYASLDLAGTRRYNYIANVRPIPVPSCMRVGIKHVLAAFAYGADGVGLIEGDDSPFSGEKLRQYTTKLKDELRRYGVNPLRLQSTTTTVPQYDKTVDFLQTMSARISRLGKISQNEREKVKAALRNLQ, from the coding sequence ATGGAGCTGAATGGAGTGATAGGGGTTTACATTTGCCACTGTGGCCGCAATATTAAAGGAACAGTAGACGTTGAAAGGGTTAAGAATGCTGTTTCACGCTTCAGAGATGTTAAGGTGGTTGAAACGTATGATTATCTTTGCAGTACACCGGGGCAAAAAATAATTAAGGAAGGAATAAAAGAAAAAGGTGTCGATAGAGTTGTTGTGGCCGCATGTTCGGCTCAACTTCATCTTGAAACTTTTCGAAAGGCTGTTTCAGATGCTGGTTTAAACCCTTACCTTCTTGAAATGGTGAATATAAGGGAACACTGCAGCTGGGTTCACAACGATGTGGATAAAGCTACCTTTAAAGCCATAGACCTAATAAGGGGCGCAGTTAACCGTGCAAGGCATTTAGAGGAATTACAATCAATCAAAACCGTAGTCAAGAAGGACGTGCTTGTTGTCGGAGGAGGCATCGCTGGGATTCAATCGGCCCTTGAATTGGCAGCTAAGGGCCACAAGGTCTACTTAGTTGAGCGGAACCCCAGCGTTGGAGGCCACATGGCGCAATTAAGTGAAACCTTTCCAACCTTAGACTGCTCTTACTGTATATTGGCGCCGAGAATGGTTCAGGTTTCCCAACACCCAAACATACAGATAATCACCATGGCAGAACCTGTTGCGATAAGAGGCATACCAGGAGATTACACGGTTACGGTTAGGGTTAAACCCAGGTACGTGGACGAGAGCAGGTGCACAGGCTGTGATGAATGTGCGAAAGTCTGTCCTGTCCAAATATTGAATGAATTTGACGAGAATTTGGAATTGAGGAAGGCCATATTCATTCCGTATCCTCAGGCTGTTCCTCGTGTCTATGCGATTGATGCTGATCGTTGCATTAAATGTTTCAGATGCGTGGATGTTTGCGGTCCGAAGGCGATAAACTTTTCAAGAGAGCCTATCGAAATTGAGTTAAACGTTGGCGCGATAGTAATTGCCACAGGTTATGACTTAATAGACCCGCGAAATTTGGGTGAGTATTCATATGGAACGCATCCGGATATTGTAACGAACTTAGAGTTCGAACGCATAATGCGTTTAGGATTTCGCAGACCTTCGGATGGGAAAATCCCCAAAAAAGTGGCCTTCATCTTATGTGCTGGAAGCCGAGCGCTTCGAGAAGGTTCGAAAGAATACTGCTGCAAGATAGGATGTATGATCGCGATTAAACAATCCATAATCCTCATGAAAGCCGTGGCAGGAGCTGAACCTTGGATTTTTTACCAAGACTTGAGAGCAGCCGGAAGAGGGTATGAAGAGTTCCTTAGCAGAGCCAAAGATCAAGGTGTAAAATTCATCAGAGGCTTACCGTCAAGGGTCATACCGACAAAGAATGGGTTGGTGGTTAAAGCTGTTGATACAATTTCTGGGATTCCGATTGAAGAAAACTTTGATATGGTGGTTTTAAGCGCAGCCATAGTTCCAAGCTCGGGAACAGAAGCCATAGCAAAGGTTTTCGGTATCAGCATAGGAACTGACGGTTTTCTCCTTGAAAAACATTACAAGCTTGATCCAGTAGACAGTTTACGAAAAGCAATTTTTGTGTGTGGGTGCGCACTTGGCCCAAAGGACATAAGAGAGTCTGTTGAAGGAGCCATGGCGGCAGCCTCCAGAGTTGCATCTTTCATTGGCAAAGGAGAGCTAGAACATCCTCCAGAAGTGCCTAGAATAAATGTTGACAAGTGTAATCTCTGCGGTGAATGCGTCGCGATATGCCCAACCAACGCACTGCTGCTTGAAGGTTCAATGGTTAAAGTTGTTTCGGTGGCCTGCATCGGTTGTGGTGCATGTGTGACGGCATGCCCTCAAAAAGCTGTGGACCTTGCAAACTTCACTGAAGAACAGTTTATCGAGCAGATTAAAGGTGTATGTGAAGGAGAAATTGCTGAGCCGAAAATAATAGTTTTTGTCGAAAAAACTACCGCCTACGCTTCCCTTGACCTCGCCGGGACAAGGAGGTATAATTACATAGCCAACGTTAGGCCGATACCAGTGCCAAGCTGCATGCGCGTTGGAATAAAGCATGTTTTAGCAGCGTTTGCTTACGGCGCCGATGGAGTAGGCTTAATTGAAGGTGACGACAGTCCATTTTCCGGTGAAAAACTACGTCAATACACCACCAAACTTAAGGACGAATTGCGACGTTATGGAGTAAACCCGCTTAGGCTACAGTCCACAACCACAACTGTTCCGCAATACGATAAAACCGTCGACTTTCTACAAACCATGAGTGCAAGGATTTCCCGTCTAGGTAAAATTTCACAGAATGAAAGAGAAAAAGTAAAAGCTGCGCTTAGGAACCTGCAATGA
- a CDS encoding methyltransferase domain-containing protein, with protein sequence MKEKVELKTSVVNFYEETLKKSFKSFVPICYHPGGVETTEVILKEVDVGKGAHVLDVASGMGDTAIYLAANLESNVVGIDLSQKMVVYANTLAKGVELDSKITFLMADAENLPFKDSVFDAAISECSLCLVPNMQKALSEMWRVIKLGAKIVVSDVVLKEKLPLNLNNLLSYASCIASAKTLNEYVAEFEKVGLTKIVTADLSHQVVRQICQYLEGRKKSPEEMVSAGESMVKSFPEKCSMKTLQTISFYLWLTGKIGYYMISGVKKDDKKPKFLR encoded by the coding sequence ATGAAGGAAAAAGTGGAACTAAAAACTTCCGTTGTAAATTTCTACGAGGAAACTCTAAAAAAGAGCTTTAAAAGTTTTGTTCCAATATGCTATCATCCGGGAGGAGTAGAAACAACTGAAGTAATTCTAAAAGAGGTGGATGTAGGTAAGGGTGCTCACGTTTTAGATGTTGCGTCAGGCATGGGTGACACTGCGATTTATTTGGCGGCGAACCTGGAATCAAATGTTGTTGGCATAGACTTATCGCAGAAAATGGTTGTATATGCGAATACTTTGGCGAAGGGGGTTGAACTTGACTCTAAAATTACATTTTTAATGGCTGATGCTGAAAATCTTCCTTTTAAAGACAGCGTGTTTGACGCGGCCATAAGTGAATGCTCACTATGTCTAGTTCCAAATATGCAAAAGGCATTATCCGAAATGTGGAGGGTGATTAAGCTGGGAGCCAAAATAGTTGTATCGGATGTTGTATTAAAAGAAAAACTTCCTCTTAATTTAAACAATTTATTGTCGTACGCTAGCTGCATCGCCAGTGCCAAAACTTTAAATGAATACGTCGCTGAATTTGAGAAGGTAGGCCTAACAAAGATTGTAACTGCAGATCTTTCTCATCAAGTTGTCAGGCAAATCTGCCAATACCTAGAGGGTCGCAAAAAAAGCCCCGAAGAAATGGTGAGTGCCGGTGAATCGATGGTTAAAAGTTTTCCGGAGAAGTGCAGCATGAAAACTCTTCAGACAATCTCCTTTTACCTATGGCTTACTGGAAAAATAGGCTATTATATGATCAGCGGCGTCAAGAAAGACGATAAAAAGCCAAAGTTTTTAAGGTAG
- a CDS encoding succinylglutamate desuccinylase/aspartoacylase family protein, which translates to MEIMSENVIEKLPDSIEPGKHFYSLKLLELWDGSALRLPILIISGKKDGPTLCVVASIMGDEFPGTIAARKIALETDPEKLKGTLISIPIANPPSFGFGSHPPLHVSPLDYMNMNRIFPGRPDGYPSERIAYAIFEKIIRKMKTNYVVSFHGGGPYCEVYPATYFTETEVVEASMELALAFGVELNTKISKELLSTEEPGRVTGTLDACCGRHAIPAIIADIGGWGVLSNYGYSWAEIGYKGILNIMRYYGMIPGKAEFHPKAKIFDGRVWVRPNKGGFFEAKVNLGQDVSKGDILGIITDIFGRKKEELIAPKDGIVQLVRTYPVIGSGEEAFLIHYGGRLAKSLQGDCVLS; encoded by the coding sequence ATGGAGATCATGTCTGAAAATGTTATTGAAAAGCTACCAGATTCAATAGAACCCGGCAAACATTTTTACAGTTTGAAGTTGCTGGAACTTTGGGATGGATCAGCACTACGCTTACCAATATTGATAATCTCTGGGAAAAAAGACGGCCCAACTTTATGTGTTGTTGCATCTATTATGGGCGACGAATTTCCAGGAACTATCGCAGCAAGAAAAATTGCGTTGGAAACAGACCCGGAAAAGTTGAAAGGTACCTTAATATCAATTCCAATAGCGAATCCACCATCTTTTGGGTTTGGATCACATCCACCCCTACATGTAAGCCCCTTAGACTACATGAACATGAATAGAATCTTTCCGGGACGCCCAGATGGATACCCAAGTGAGAGGATTGCCTACGCGATTTTTGAGAAAATAATACGGAAAATGAAAACGAACTATGTAGTGTCTTTTCATGGAGGGGGACCTTACTGCGAAGTTTATCCGGCCACTTATTTCACGGAAACAGAAGTTGTCGAAGCCTCTATGGAGTTGGCTCTTGCCTTTGGGGTTGAATTAAACACCAAAATATCAAAGGAACTTTTGTCAACAGAGGAACCTGGGCGGGTCACTGGTACACTGGACGCGTGTTGTGGGAGGCATGCAATACCTGCCATAATCGCAGACATTGGTGGATGGGGTGTACTCTCAAATTACGGCTACTCATGGGCGGAGATAGGATACAAGGGGATCTTAAACATAATGAGGTACTATGGAATGATTCCTGGAAAGGCTGAATTCCATCCTAAAGCCAAAATCTTTGATGGGAGAGTTTGGGTAAGGCCGAACAAGGGGGGATTTTTCGAAGCTAAAGTTAACCTCGGCCAAGATGTTTCCAAAGGCGACATTCTCGGCATTATAACAGATATTTTCGGTAGAAAGAAAGAGGAACTAATTGCACCTAAAGATGGGATCGTGCAACTTGTGAGAACATATCCCGTCATAGGTTCTGGAGAGGAAGCATTCCTCATTCATTATGGCGGCAGACTTGCGAAATCACTACAAGGGGATTGTGTGCTATCGTAA
- a CDS encoding 4Fe-4S dicluster domain-containing protein, which translates to MSTRKGFFVDIERCIKCHACEIACRVWNGINVPSYRTVMEIENGIFPTVERTNVSIACMHCEEPYCMAACPAKAIYKREDGVVLVDKDKCLGCRLCSWVCPFGAPKYGPDLKMQKCTFCSDRPDWMPRACEEVCPTGAIVCGTVDYLEKVAKERKGRRLISLLKGKKAALYILP; encoded by the coding sequence ATGTCGACACGTAAAGGATTTTTTGTTGACATCGAAAGATGCATAAAATGCCATGCTTGTGAAATAGCATGCCGCGTTTGGAACGGTATAAATGTTCCTTCTTACCGCACAGTTATGGAAATTGAAAACGGTATTTTCCCAACTGTTGAAAGGACAAATGTCTCTATTGCATGCATGCATTGCGAAGAGCCCTATTGCATGGCTGCATGTCCCGCCAAAGCCATCTACAAACGAGAGGACGGAGTCGTCTTGGTTGATAAGGATAAATGTTTAGGCTGTAGGCTTTGCAGCTGGGTTTGCCCCTTCGGTGCACCCAAGTATGGACCCGACCTTAAAATGCAAAAGTGCACATTTTGCAGTGATCGCCCAGATTGGATGCCAAGGGCCTGCGAAGAGGTTTGTCCCACTGGTGCAATAGTTTGTGGAACAGTAGACTACCTCGAAAAAGTAGCTAAAGAGCGAAAAGGGCGGAGACTAATCTCTCTTTTGAAAGGGAAAAAGGCAGCCCTGTACATTCTACCTTAA
- a CDS encoding (Fe-S)-binding protein, producing the protein MALQDNKESLTKRIVEISGQNVFSCNLCGKCTAGCPIAEVMDIKPHQVVRLVQIEPEILLNSRAIWLCACCLACVTRCPKQIDIPKLMESLRIMILSKGTDFLEYTPDLLTLLPVQAMVAARNRYTSVNLPSVHPSMRLEKYFTRERIFALIKGETRK; encoded by the coding sequence ATGGCTTTGCAGGATAACAAAGAAAGTCTGACAAAAAGAATAGTTGAGATAAGCGGGCAAAACGTGTTTTCATGCAACTTATGTGGTAAATGCACAGCAGGCTGCCCTATCGCAGAGGTTATGGATATAAAGCCTCATCAGGTCGTGAGGCTGGTTCAAATAGAACCTGAGATCCTGCTAAACTCTAGAGCGATATGGCTTTGCGCATGTTGCCTTGCTTGTGTAACCCGTTGTCCCAAACAGATAGATATCCCCAAGCTGATGGAGTCTCTCAGAATCATGATTCTGTCAAAGGGAACGGATTTCCTTGAATATACTCCGGATTTGTTAACATTGCTTCCTGTGCAAGCAATGGTTGCTGCACGAAACAGGTACACCTCGGTTAACTTGCCATCTGTGCATCCAAGTATGAGACTGGAGAAATACTTCACTCGCGAAAGGATATTCGCCTTAATTAAAGGTGAAACTCGCAAATGA
- a CDS encoding DUF1284 domain-containing protein, which translates to MLNLRAHHLLCLIVPDFNDFNTTARKKFKEKGYTDNYINAYMKAFNIARTNRTEEIRVLDRPMGDDTCAHCSNYIDGRCVSSYASVFANWDREILSILGLKVNDVIKVQDLVRLVKEKVDPKNMPGVCQGCLFNLDGRCRERLASANI; encoded by the coding sequence ATGTTAAACCTGAGAGCTCACCATCTGCTTTGCTTAATTGTTCCGGATTTCAATGATTTTAATACAACTGCTAGAAAGAAATTCAAAGAGAAAGGATACACAGACAATTACATTAACGCGTACATGAAGGCATTTAACATCGCTCGCACAAATAGAACCGAGGAAATAAGAGTTCTTGACAGACCGATGGGTGACGATACATGTGCACACTGCAGTAACTACATCGATGGTAGATGTGTTTCGTCATATGCATCGGTTTTTGCTAACTGGGATAGGGAAATTCTTTCTATTTTAGGACTGAAAGTAAATGACGTCATAAAAGTGCAAGACTTGGTTAGGCTTGTCAAGGAGAAAGTTGACCCCAAAAACATGCCAGGAGTATGTCAAGGATGCTTGTTTAATTTGGATGGCAGATGCCGTGAAAGACTGGCCTCCGCCAACATTTAA
- a CDS encoding molecular chaperone TorD family protein: MCAIVMGSKESDFEGNLLLDVLKNCCIIYALLGRIYEKEVETDFLEALSKRMALLKSQNIGDEELERGIRLLGSYLSAWKSRGFKNAEPELAVDYANLFLGVKGLPHPSESSYKCGFMMANPSEEVLKIYQKANLNLKENYIEPADHIAVELYFMAHLCQKTAERIADNNMDEAKKCLQIMQNFLEKHLLSWIYAFTEDVLKSAETEFYKGVAVITKRFIELNRTLIKRVFKL; encoded by the coding sequence TTGTGTGCTATCGTAATGGGCTCAAAGGAAAGCGACTTTGAAGGCAATCTCTTACTAGACGTATTAAAAAACTGCTGTATCATATACGCTTTACTTGGAAGAATTTATGAGAAAGAGGTGGAGACCGACTTCCTTGAAGCTCTCAGCAAACGCATGGCGCTTCTCAAGAGCCAAAACATTGGTGACGAGGAATTGGAAAGGGGTATAAGATTATTAGGTAGTTACTTAAGTGCGTGGAAAAGTCGTGGCTTTAAAAACGCCGAGCCAGAGTTAGCGGTTGATTATGCCAATCTTTTTCTGGGGGTAAAAGGGCTACCTCACCCATCAGAATCCTCCTATAAATGCGGCTTCATGATGGCGAACCCAAGCGAGGAAGTGCTTAAAATCTATCAGAAAGCAAACCTTAACCTCAAGGAGAATTATATAGAACCCGCAGACCACATTGCAGTTGAACTCTATTTCATGGCGCACCTCTGCCAAAAAACCGCGGAAAGAATAGCTGACAACAATATGGACGAAGCGAAAAAATGTTTGCAGATCATGCAAAACTTTTTGGAAAAGCATCTCCTTTCATGGATTTATGCGTTTACCGAGGATGTTCTAAAGTCGGCTGAAACAGAATTTTACAAAGGCGTCGCTGTAATTACTAAAAGGTTCATTGAGCTTAACAGGACCTTAATAAAACGTGTGTTCAAACTTTAA
- a CDS encoding molybdopterin-dependent oxidoreductase, producing MEAAEKLKGSKMVRSFCHVCPFRCSIEVYVKNGKVIYTRGNPDNPNTKGKRCVKGLASIWFAYDPDRLKYPMMRVGERGEGKFKRITWDDAFTIIAQKLKEIKEKYGPESVVSIDHGQGCVTFYRSFLYLLYGSPNLYDHSAACDATFDAACTTLFGTFWAIEDYENAKYILLWGKEPLEAPRIVGFLQGLMEAKDKGAKLVVVNPRLSKTAEKADEWIPIRPGTDGALALAMAKTIIDENLYDKEFVENYCYGFNEFREHLNEKGYTAEWAESITGVPAATTRRIAREFATTKPAVSSAYHGFACYTNGFDSMRAVLLLNALTGNVDKPGSLLLTGGPHGLDPPLNPPIKVPEEERAKIEKPSLREAMGFSIAPDFPSALLPKVILEGKPYPVKALILSQINPVMSDANTKLWIEALKALEFSVAVDIYLSETAMYCDIVLPDACYFERYDILQGFNHAPMVLYSEPAVPPPGEAKPIYEIVRGIAEKMGYGKYFNWKSEEEWMRNIIEGLPFTLEELKQKGFWIGQPKYRKYEDGLKTPSGKVEIYSMLMEVIGQNPMPEFKEPKVVPDEKYPFRLISARLPFQANAVTQNIPMLMDIEKENWAEINPRDAEKYGIKNGDYIVVESPLDSITVKAKVTEGIVPGVVAVVHGFGFGHWSMGNTAKGKGAGINRLIDTYVDPISGAVAYNECKVRVRKA from the coding sequence ATGGAAGCTGCAGAGAAGCTGAAAGGTTCCAAAATGGTTAGGTCGTTTTGCCACGTTTGCCCTTTCAGGTGTTCCATAGAAGTTTACGTGAAAAATGGGAAAGTAATATACACGAGGGGTAATCCAGACAACCCGAACACAAAAGGCAAAAGATGCGTGAAAGGTTTAGCCAGCATATGGTTCGCCTACGATCCAGATCGGTTAAAATATCCCATGATGAGAGTTGGGGAAAGAGGCGAAGGCAAGTTTAAAAGAATAACATGGGATGACGCTTTCACCATAATAGCCCAAAAACTTAAAGAAATAAAAGAAAAATATGGTCCAGAATCTGTTGTCTCAATAGACCATGGCCAAGGATGTGTCACCTTTTACAGAAGCTTTTTGTACCTCCTTTACGGTTCCCCGAACCTTTATGATCACAGTGCTGCATGCGACGCTACGTTTGATGCTGCTTGCACAACGCTTTTCGGAACTTTTTGGGCGATAGAAGACTATGAAAACGCAAAGTACATTTTATTATGGGGTAAAGAACCGCTGGAAGCCCCTAGAATTGTAGGGTTTTTGCAGGGGTTAATGGAAGCTAAAGACAAAGGAGCCAAGCTTGTGGTGGTTAATCCGCGTCTTTCAAAGACGGCTGAAAAAGCAGATGAATGGATCCCCATAAGGCCGGGCACGGACGGTGCCTTAGCACTAGCGATGGCCAAAACGATAATTGATGAGAATCTCTATGATAAAGAATTTGTAGAAAATTATTGTTATGGCTTTAACGAATTCAGAGAACATCTTAACGAGAAGGGTTACACAGCTGAGTGGGCTGAAAGTATAACTGGAGTGCCAGCCGCCACCACAAGGAGAATAGCCAGAGAATTTGCCACAACAAAACCAGCTGTCTCCAGTGCATACCACGGGTTTGCATGCTACACGAATGGCTTCGACTCAATGCGGGCTGTCCTTCTGTTAAATGCTTTAACTGGTAACGTTGATAAGCCGGGTTCTCTTCTGCTCACGGGCGGTCCTCATGGACTTGATCCACCGCTTAACCCGCCAATTAAAGTTCCCGAAGAGGAAAGGGCAAAAATAGAAAAGCCTTCTCTGCGTGAAGCTATGGGATTTTCCATCGCGCCTGACTTTCCTTCAGCGCTGTTGCCCAAAGTTATACTTGAGGGGAAGCCCTACCCGGTTAAGGCATTAATTCTCTCCCAGATTAACCCGGTTATGAGCGACGCTAACACAAAGCTTTGGATCGAGGCTCTTAAGGCCCTTGAATTTTCAGTTGCTGTTGACATTTACCTTAGCGAGACAGCTATGTATTGTGACATAGTTCTTCCGGATGCTTGTTATTTCGAGAGGTACGACATTCTCCAAGGATTCAATCATGCGCCTATGGTTTTGTACTCTGAGCCCGCTGTGCCGCCCCCCGGAGAAGCGAAACCTATCTACGAAATAGTCAGGGGGATAGCTGAGAAAATGGGTTATGGGAAGTATTTTAACTGGAAATCAGAAGAGGAATGGATGAGAAACATAATAGAGGGCTTGCCGTTTACGCTGGAAGAGCTTAAACAGAAAGGATTCTGGATCGGCCAACCAAAATATAGAAAATATGAGGACGGATTAAAAACTCCGTCAGGCAAAGTTGAAATATATTCAATGTTAATGGAAGTTATAGGCCAAAACCCAATGCCAGAATTTAAAGAACCCAAGGTTGTTCCTGATGAAAAGTATCCCTTTAGATTGATAAGTGCAAGGTTGCCCTTCCAAGCGAATGCTGTAACACAAAATATTCCAATGTTGATGGATATTGAAAAAGAGAATTGGGCGGAGATAAACCCGAGAGACGCTGAGAAGTATGGAATTAAAAACGGAGATTACATAGTTGTAGAATCTCCCTTAGACAGCATAACAGTTAAGGCTAAAGTGACTGAGGGCATCGTTCCAGGCGTCGTTGCAGTGGTACATGGTTTTGGTTTTGGCCATTGGAGTATGGGAAATACCGCGAAAGGGAAAGGTGCAGGTATCAATAGGCTTATAGACACCTATGTGGATCCCATTAGTGGGGCCGTAGCCTATAACGAATGTAAAGTTAGAGTGAGGAAGGCTTGA